The sequence below is a genomic window from Penaeus monodon isolate SGIC_2016 chromosome 14, NSTDA_Pmon_1, whole genome shotgun sequence.
ATGCTAAAAATTTCATATTAACTTTTCCATGAGCCCCACACCAGAAAGATGTTGAATAATCTCACCTTGCCTAAGTACAAACTACCTTGGCAAGCATTAGGATGTAAGAGGAAAGAACATACTGGTAGTTGATACATAATGGACTTTCTTCATACACCAGAGCAATTTtcaccaaaataattttttagataATGAACAGAGACAAAAAGCAGTAACTTATAAATAACATCAAACACCCATTCTGAAATGAAATACAATTGCTTCCTTTTTACTTACCCAACCATCAGGAAGCCCTGGTAGAGAGCAACACttgaaaaatagaagatagacgAAAATATAGCCTGAATGGTTGAGATGATAAGACCACGATGCATCACAAACTGGGAGAGAGCAGCTGATCGCTTGTAAGAGTCACGGCCATGGACCAAGCATAGGCGTGCTATATACTGGAACTGGTCAATGCTGAAATCAGCAGCTAAAGATGCCTGTTTACCTTCCTGTTGGGAGACATGCAATCTGTTAGTAAAGCTGctagggagagagacaaaaattggaaaataaggtaaaaagaaAGGTAATTACTAAAAATTATTTAGTTCAATCTTCTAAGTAATTTCAAATCACTGCTCAGTCCTCCTCATATCAACCCAAAAACAGCTACTAATATGGCTGTGCTTTACCTTGCCTACGATACCAATCCCAGCATCTGCAGCCTGGATCATAGAAACATCATTGCCTCCATCACCTACAGCTGCTGTGCGCTTCCCTGTGTGTCTCTGAATGAGGCGTACCACTGCTGCTTTCTGGAGATGAGAGCAAAATAAAAGGCCCCATAGTGTGTATTTAATAAGAGAACTCAACAGACAGTCTTCTTTGTGCTGGAAAAACTAGACATAGTTATGAAATTCTACAATTAggcaaaaggaggaagataataaataatatgaagatAAATTACTTAACGATAAATTACTTGACAGATTCAATTTCAAACCATCTTAAATTCCTCTATCATTCTATCAGCCTTCAAGCCATTCCACATTCCCAAAGAGAAAGGATGGCCATATCTCTTagccaataaaaattaaaatgaagtaatgagtaagaaagaaaaaatcttttgtaTTTCAAAATCTACAGAGAAGACAGTTCATCTAAAAAGCCATTGCTTTCAACCTTAGAATATGACTTGCTAAAATGATGTTAATATCTTACCCATCTGCATAAGAAGGGGCAAAAACAAGATATCATAAAATACCTGAGTTGGTGAGCATCGGCACACTACAACAGCTGGACACTGCACAGCAAGGTCCATCAGCTCATGCTCGTAGTACTGAAGGCAGGTCTCTAAGGCATCACCCTGAATTTTTCATAAATTGAAAATTAACATTTCAAGCACACATAGACATGTTAGAGACAACTtcttacacatgcatgtatatccaTCACTATATTTGATGGCATCTAATTATACCTTTATTATAAGAGCAGAATCACTTTTCCTTCTAAGGGCATTCAGCTCCAAGTGAGCCTCTCTTCGTGTGGACACATTGCCCATCACATGCAGCCCTTGGTTGGGGGACACAAGGCGTGAACTCTTGGCAATGCAGGTGGCTGTCTCAAGCTTGTCCCCAGTCAACATCCAGATctgattaaaagagaaaaagaaatctggATGAAGACATCTTTTACAATTCACAAAGcagtatacacatatgaatacttaaagtaataatgaattcagtaataaataatagtgtatatgttgtatgtctcACCTTCATGCCAGCATTTCTCAGCAACTCAAGTGTCTGTTTAACATTATTCTGCAGTTTGTCCTCTACACCAGTCAAACACAGGAGTTCAAGATCACATTCCAAGGTCTCAATAACGGCAGCTACACGACTTCCTCTCTCTGTTACACTTAATTTTGCAGCATTATAGCGTtgctgaggaaaaaaaatgatgaaattaacTGGTTTAAAGATTAATTTTCAACTCTATAACAGAGAATTAGCATAAATAATTATAGCATTAGCTGATGAACACATTTTTAAGGAAGAATGGACTTTCAATCTAGCTTTGTGTTACTCCTTAAATTTATCTTAACTTTAATAAGTTGTCTTCAATTAAATCTTACTTTATcccaatcatcataatcattaccatcataccTAGAATCATATTATTACATTCTACTATTGtaacatcataattactattgctattattttcacccttattatcataatctaatttatcattatcaacatgatcacagtaacataataacaatgtaaGAAACTCTACATCCTTAAAACATACATTGACTTACCTCAAACTGTGTATACTGCTCTGGTGTGAGGACCTTCCTTGCCACCACCAGAGTACGCAGACCCTTCTGAGCCAAGTTGGTGCACTCTTCCTCAAGCCAGTCATTGTACTCGACCATTGATGCCATCACTGTGTCTGCACCTTTGATGTACAGGACAATCTCACCTGTCAGCTCCTCCTGAAAATGCAGAGAACTTTGAAGTGAATAAATCAACTGAAAGAGCACAAGTATCAGGCATCAAGTCTCAAATCTTCTTAAACTTAATTAGAGTATTATTTACCCTAACAATAATGCCCATTCTCTTGGTCTCAGAAGTGAAGGGGAAGATCTGCAGCACAGTGTAGGTGAGGAGCTTGCCACTTGTGGTGCGCAGGGTGAGGGTGGTGAGGTCGCGGTGGACAAGAGGGAGACCAACACTCTCCGTCCACTTCACAAGGGCCACCTAGGAGAGTATCAGTATTTCCATCAAAATCTTTTTTACCATATTCAATGAGTTCCATTCTCagaacataacaaatatatatattcaaaactgtACAAAGAGACTCAAGGATGAGGCTCAGTGACACAATATCCTAACTCCTAAAACATACTTCATCAGGGCTGGAGGCCTGGTAGAGAACAGTGTGTGGCTGATCTCCATTCTGTGATTCCTCTGGGGGCTGACCAGCTCCATCCTCATAGACTGGAGTGACATTGTGGCACAGAGCCAGGGCTTTGACTGCTTCTCCAACACGAGTTACAACGGTTCGCCTCATGCGAGTGGGCGTGGCAGAGGCACCAGCACTACTTGCATCTTTGCAGAAGAAGGTGTTGACATGTGCCTGAACCTACAAAAAGATGAAACTAAATATAGGACTACTGTCACTTGATTATGTCAAAATGAATACAGTCATGGACATGGAACAGATCAAAATAAAGGGCAGAACATTACCTCATCAAAAGTATCTGTCCCATAGGCCACTGTCCCAAGATGGAGAATTTTGAACACCATCTCATTCTGTGTCAGAGTCCCTGTTTTGTCAGTTAAAAGGTAGTTGATTCGCCCTAATTCCTCAGGAATTGTCGTTGTGCGCACAACAGTACCTGGCATCTCCTGGTCACGCTGGATGACCCAAGAGTAGAAGGCCTTCCCCACATCCAGATTTACACGCAAACTGAAATTTTAGAGATATTTTGTAATACAATAAAACTGCACAACTACAATAAAGATATCTTTTTGAAGTAacaaattaactatatataaatatgatatactaAAAGCAACAAATTTAACAAAGTACTTTTTTAAGACTGAAAACAatgcacaatacatacatacatatcaaccaTAGCATAATCACATAATTATGACAGCAATTATATACTAACCTGATGGGAATGATGTacgaaaacaagagaagaaaacggaagaagtAGCGGTACCAAGGCCCTCCAAAGCCCTTTAGGCACATCATCACAACAGTCAGGCCCAACACGGCTACAAAGAGAAGCTGGAGGAAAAAGCAACATATCACGAAATTGaaattgcaaaaaaggaaaacatacttatacacaagaaaataatattaatcccAAAAATGAATATTTCAGATGTTCTTCTAagcattttattatttcactTGATTAATGGAGATAGAATAGGTAATCAAGTTTTTGCAAGTATTTTACACAGTATTCAAATATTACACTGTCATGGGAACACAACTACTGTAACTTTAATAGAATTTGGTTCTTATTAGTATTGCTGACCTTTGTGAGGTTATTAATTTCCAAATCCAGAAGTCCTGTTTTGGACCTGGGAGCAGCATTGTTCATAACAGAGCGTGTTTCACATCCAGTGTAAACAACGAGTCCTAACAATCTTCCTGAGGCAACAACTGTCCCAGCCCAGACTGTGTTCTCAACGCTCAGTGACTCTTCGGTGTCTGTATCATGCTGGTGATGGGAAATGAATCCGAATAATGAAGCTTGTACAAAAAAGGGATAATCATAAAAGAACAACCACAGGCCAACATCTAACTACAACTAGAAAAAGTTCAGTTACTCTCCTTAAAACATCTTCATGTAATATTCCTCAATCCATATTCAATAATCACTGGAAAAATTACAACCTGATCCTTTTGTACATACTCCTCAATGTGCATACATCATAAAGTCTTAAATAAAATATGCCTttataaaatacagaaaatgtaATTCATTTATTAGACAAAATCtacatctacctattcatctataaaTCCATCAATGTATAgacaaaaatatttcataataatagttGAACATGGCTGACCTTGGTGAAAGTCCCAATAAAATTGTGAATATCTTTCTGCGGCTTTTCAGCATACACCATAGCATTCATGTTGAACAGCTCTTCGTTTGTCTCCAGTTTCTGAGTGACAGGAACTGCCAGCCTTAGCTTCCAGTCCGTTTCTCCATCTAACTGGTCTGTACGGATAAAACAAGCACCGTTGGCCTCTGTTGTGCGAAGAAACACCATGTCTGCAGGCACACGTTGGTCCTGAAAATGTAGATGTAGTTATTTTAATGCAGGTAATACCAGTTCTGTAAATTCACTCTCTAAGATTAGCTTTCTTTTGGAATCAGAGCCAATGTTACTTTAATTTCCTAAACAGAGGAACTGCATCCTGAAACCTACTgtaaatgaaatttttatttttatgctttgaAATCTGTAATCCAATCTCTttatcccattctctttctctccagccATACTTACTAACTCACCTTCTCAACAAATATTAAATCGCCCACTTTAATATTAGCACTCGTAACAGTTCTGGATCCTCCATGTGGTGTTAACTTCTTGTACTTCTGCTGGTTGACTTCATTGTCCCTTTGTCGTCTTCTGACATCGTCAACAGCTTCACGGATCATGGTCACAAGGATGACAAAACCCTGGTGAATTCAGAAGTTGCATTGTACACAGGCTAGTAAGAACAACTGGTCAAAAGTtagtttttaattaataataataaactccaGTGCTAAGAGACACTGAGAGTAATCATTAAAGTACTCAGTTGTAATGATTCAAGAATCTAGCATCATATGAAGGTATTTCAGTTTAGCGTTACACTTACTAGAGGACCCCAATATGTATAAAGATACCCAATTCGTAATTCTGGGATGAACTGGGACGTTGCCATTACTAGAAAGTATAAATTCAAGAAGAACTTGAACTGTTCAAAGAgaacctgaaaaagaaaaagaatgcaagACAATGAAATCCTATGACTCAGGCCCAGACCAGTTACTTTAATGTATTTTTCAAATCCTCTTTTATTAACACCTGGAATACAGATATCTCAACACAGCTAGCAATACACTAGCTTGAAATTCCACTATTGCTGAAAACAAAGAGTACCAGTGGGATGAAAGTGAAGAAATTGAATTTTTGATTTCTGATAACATTTGGCGGAAACTTTTCAGTCGTCTGATAGCCGACGTGTATTGATCTTGCTGAGAGTTGCCGTCGTCGAATGCAACAGTTCACAAGGCCCTCACATAATCTGGAGCAAAGAGCATGAATATACATCCTTATGAATTattaaactttttcttcttctttttcagtgtgtgtgtgtgagtgtgagtgtgtgcgtgtgtgtgtgtgtgtgtgtttatttatttgataaataacaatatctatctacatctcatGCATATACACCATGTAATGCAAATCTATGTCAAATATTATTGTAAAGTTTATCTAtctaaaaaaatctttgaaaaaggTAACAACACACACCGAATGTAATTTGCTGATATTTTGATCATGGAAAAGAATACAATACAACACATCAACCATCATACCGAGCACAAAAATTGCGAATGCAAAAAGACAGGCAGCACAACCGTTGTGATCCCGTCATCGTAACTGTTCTTGTGTCGGCGTCTGTGTCTGATAATAAATACTGGGACTCGTCTGCTTCGAAGTCTCCATCAACTGTAGCATGCATCATCGTGGCCCAAGTGCGGATGCCACGGCCTTCTGCAGGAACCACAAGAAATATTTCAGCTCATTCTGAATAAGCATGGGGTCAAtgacaaaaaggagaaaatatgatacaaagagagaaaaaaaaggcaaaagaaaaataataataaaaaatatatatatataaaggaaagccACCATCCACAAATCAAACCCAGacatcattttcttcctttcttttttaaatgctgaaagaaatataactgcaataattctaTTAGCATGATATACTACTTTAAACTCTTAGTAGTGAGTCTTTCATTCTCCAAGCCTTTAGACAATTAATTTCCCTAAACAACAAAGATCAAATTATATATCTGCATAACTTTAATATAAGCAGAAAAGATTTACACCAATAGCTATATCcataaagtcacacacacacacacacacacacacacacacacacacacacacacacacacacacacacacacacacacacacacacacacacacacacacaccacacacacacacacacacaaacacacacacacacacacacacacacacacacacacacacacacacacacacacacacacacagtaataaagCTCTAGCAATACTATTTGATAACTAATtagtacaaataaaaaacaaaaacaaaaaaataaataaacagactacacatatatatatgtccttcaTGCAAAGTGTTAGGTCACAACTTTCGTTCTAAACTAGTGCAACCAAGCACTTGCAAAATTGCTTGCCATTACTACACTATTTCCTCTGCCTGAACTGGTGCTGTTATGCCATCATCCCAAATCTTGCAGTCAATCTAATCCACATGCTATACGAATTGTCTTGTATTCAGACGaccttacaataaaaaataaataaataaatgaataaaattctaATCAAATTATTACAAGGATT
It includes:
- the LOC119580762 gene encoding probable phospholipid-transporting ATPase IIB, translated to MMHATVDGDFEADESQYLLSDTDADTRTVTMTGSQRLCCLSFCIRNFCARLCEGLVNCCIRRRQLSARSIHVGYQTTEKFPPNVIRNQKFNFFTFIPLVLFEQFKFFLNLYFLVMATSQFIPELRIGYLYTYWGPLGFVILVTMIREAVDDVRRRQRDNEVNQQKYKKLTPHGGSRTVTSANIKVGDLIFVEKDQRVPADMVFLRTTEANGACFIRTDQLDGETDWKLRLAVPVTQKLETNEELFNMNAMVYAEKPQKDIHNFIGTFTKHDTDTEESLSVENTVWAGTVVASGRLLGLVVYTGCETRSVMNNAAPRSKTGLLDLEINNLTKLLFVAVLGLTVVMMCLKGFGGPWYRYFFRFLLLFSYIIPISLRVNLDVGKAFYSWVIQRDQEMPGTVVRTTTIPEELGRINYLLTDKTGTLTQNEMVFKILHLGTVAYGTDTFDEVQAHVNTFFCKDASSAGASATPTRMRRTVVTRVGEAVKALALCHNVTPVYEDGAGQPPEESQNGDQPHTVLYQASSPDEVALVKWTESVGLPLVHRDLTTLTLRTTSGKLLTYTVLQIFPFTSETKRMGIIVREELTGEIVLYIKGADTVMASMVEYNDWLEEECTNLAQKGLRTLVVARKVLTPEQYTQFEQRYNAAKLSVTERGSRVAAVIETLECDLELLCLTGVEDKLQNNVKQTLELLRNAGMKIWMLTGDKLETATCIAKSSRLVSPNQGLHVMGNVSTRREAHLELNALRRKSDSALIIKGDALETCLQYYEHELMDLAVQCPAVVVCRCSPTQKAAVVRLIQRHTGKRTAAVGDGGNDVSMIQAADAGIGIVGKEGKQASLAADFSIDQFQYIARLCLVHGRDSYKRSAALSQFVMHRGLIISTIQAIFSSIFYFSSVALYQGFLMVGYATVYTNFPVFSLVLDRDVSPNIALTYPELYKDLTKGRSLSYKTFFIWVLISIYQGGVLMYGAMLLFEDELIHVVSISFTSLILTELLMVGLTVRTWHPLMIVAHFLSLGFYALSIIFMHYFDWNFIKSKDFFWKVVVITLVSCLPLYILKFLRRRFTPPTYSKLEELNTFGSTSMTQPQP